The Desulfoscipio gibsoniae DSM 7213 genome contains a region encoding:
- the cobU gene encoding bifunctional adenosylcobinamide kinase/adenosylcobinamide-phosphate guanylyltransferase produces the protein MDLTSGEIVLVIGGARSGKSSLAEKLAAVPGKDVIYVATAGVHDDEMAERVKQHRLRRPDGWRTVEETHMLAGVLLSLHPGAVVLIDCLTLWMSNLLLDDHIPRPGAGISEKENYIIAQAREIVDVARDKQLTLVMVSNEVGCGLVPEHELGRVYRDIAGRVNQLLAELSDRVFYVVAGMPLELKSLAAGSLQGGGR, from the coding sequence GTGGACTTGACAAGCGGGGAAATTGTGCTGGTAATTGGCGGAGCACGCAGCGGTAAAAGCAGTTTGGCTGAGAAACTGGCTGCGGTACCTGGCAAAGATGTTATTTACGTAGCCACCGCCGGCGTACATGACGATGAAATGGCTGAACGGGTTAAGCAGCATCGCTTGCGCCGTCCGGATGGTTGGCGTACGGTGGAGGAAACACATATGCTGGCCGGTGTACTGCTTTCGCTTCACCCGGGGGCAGTGGTATTGATTGATTGTTTGACCCTTTGGATGTCAAATTTATTGCTGGATGATCATATCCCCAGACCCGGGGCAGGCATATCGGAAAAGGAAAACTATATTATTGCCCAGGCCAGGGAAATTGTCGATGTGGCCCGGGATAAACAGTTGACTCTGGTTATGGTCAGCAATGAGGTGGGCTGCGGCCTGGTGCCCGAGCATGAACTGGGCAGAGTATACCGTGATATTGCGGGACGGGTTAACCAGCTGCTGGCCGAACTATCCGACCGGGTTTTTTACGTGGTGGCGGGCATGCCTCTGGAGTTGAAATCACTCGCGGCAGGCAGCTTGCAAGGGGGGGGACGGTAA